From one Candoia aspera isolate rCanAsp1 chromosome 17, rCanAsp1.hap2, whole genome shotgun sequence genomic stretch:
- the LOC134506522 gene encoding neuronal acetylcholine receptor subunit alpha-7-like isoform X1, with protein MDAESSARLFAFGLFLLLQDSEGGVHQRQLLKELMEDYIPLERPVGDDAQAITVHFTLSLLQIMDLDEKNQVLTTNVWLQMYWYDHYLQWNESDHPGVKTLRFSAGQVWKPDILLYNSANEDFDSTLHTHILVNSSGYCQWLPPGILKSTCRIDVRWFPFDTQKCDLKFGSWTHDGWLLDLRMLEMDTSGYVSNGEWDLVGVPGSENKVFYECCREPYLDVTFAVIMRRRTLYYALNMLVPCLLLSAVTFLVFLLPADSGEKISLGITVLLSLTVFMLLVAEVMPATSDSVPLIGQYFASTMGMVGLSVMTTVFVLQYHHHDPEGGSMPRWVQVLVLNWGAWLLRMRQPGEEPVGRPPCAPSLLSCSSDNSDGGSPPTRPAVPIANGNLAYTGVPAVAAAAPAPFPTKPPDVPRPFLFSPGLPEDLLTAPQLSSILKELRYVAQRFRSQDASRATCSQWKFAAAVIDRLCLVLFALFHIVCSFAILMAAPNFAEAITKDFL; from the exons ATGGATGCGGAATCCTCCGCGCGCCTCTTCGCCTTTGGGCTCTTCCTTCTGCTTCAAG ACTCCGAAGGAGGCGTTCACCAGCGGCAGCTGCTGAAGGAGCTGATGGAAGACTACATCCCCTTGGAGAGACCGGTGGGGGACGACGCTCAAGCCATCACCGTCCACTTCACTCTGAGTCTTCTGCAGATCATGGACCTG GATGAGAAAAATCAAGTCCTCACCACCAACGTCTGGCTGCAGAtg TACTGGTACGATCATTATTTGCAGTGGAATGAATCAGACCACCCCGGTGTGAAGACCCTGCGTTTCTCGGCTGGCCAGGTGTGGAAACCCGACATCCTTTTGTACAACAG TGCCAATGAGGATTTCGACTCTACCCTCCATACCCACATCTTGGTTAATTCCAGCGGTTACTGCCAGTGGCTGCCCCCAG GTATTTTGAAAAGCACGTGCCGAATCGACGTCCGTTGGTTCCCCTTTGACACCCAGAAATGCGACCTCAAGTTCGGCTCCTGGACTCACGACGGGTGGTTGCTCGACCTGCGCATGCTGGAGATGGACACGTCGGGCTACGTGTCCAATGGCGAATGGGACCTTGTGG GTGTCCCTGGCAGCGAGAACAAAGTTTTCTACGAATGTTGCCGGGAGCCGTACCTGGATGTCACCTTCGCCGTCATCATGCGCCGCCGGACGCTTTACTATGCGTTGAACATGCTGGTGCCCTGCTTGCTACTTTCGGCTGTGACGTTCTTGGTGTTCCTGTTGCCTGCTGATTCGGGGGAGAAAATTTCTCTGG GCATCACCGTCCTTCTCTCGCTCACCGTCTTCATGCTGCTGGTGGCTGAAGTCATGCCGGCCACCTCGGACTCCGTGCCGCTGATAG GGCAGTATTTTGCCAGCACCATGGGCATGGTGGGCCTCTCCGTGATGACCACCGTCTTCGTTCTCCAGTACCATCACCATGACCCCGAGGGCGGATCCATGCCCAGATGG GTCCAGGTGCTGGTGTTGAACTGGGGCGCTTGGCTCCTGCGGATGCGCCAACCGGGAGAAGAGCCCGTGGGGCGCCCCCCCTGCGCCCCCAGTTTGCTGAGCTGCAGTTCGGACAACAGTGATGGGGGCAGCCCACCGACCCGCCCGGCTGTGCCCATCGCCAATGGCAACCTGGCTTACACGGGGGTGCCCGCTGTTGCCGCCGCCGCCCCTGCCCCCTTCCCCACCAAGCCGCCTGATGTGCCACGGCCGTTCCTTTTCTCGCCGGGGCTCCCGGAGGACCTTCTCACGGCCCCCCAGTTGAGCTCTATCCTGAAGGAGTTGCGCTACGTGGCTCAGCGTTTCCGCAGCCAAGATGCCTCTCGGGCCACCTGCAGCCAGTGGAAATTTGCCGCGGCGGTCATTGACCGCCTCTGCTTGGTCCTCTTTGCCCTCTTTCACATCGTCTGCTCCTTCGCCATCCTCATGGCAGCGCCCAACTTCGCCGAGGCCATCACCAAGGACTTCCTGTGA
- the LOC134506522 gene encoding neuronal acetylcholine receptor subunit alpha-7-like isoform X2, with the protein MEDYIPLERPVGDDAQAITVHFTLSLLQIMDLDEKNQVLTTNVWLQMYWYDHYLQWNESDHPGVKTLRFSAGQVWKPDILLYNSANEDFDSTLHTHILVNSSGYCQWLPPGILKSTCRIDVRWFPFDTQKCDLKFGSWTHDGWLLDLRMLEMDTSGYVSNGEWDLVGVPGSENKVFYECCREPYLDVTFAVIMRRRTLYYALNMLVPCLLLSAVTFLVFLLPADSGEKISLGITVLLSLTVFMLLVAEVMPATSDSVPLIGQYFASTMGMVGLSVMTTVFVLQYHHHDPEGGSMPRWVQVLVLNWGAWLLRMRQPGEEPVGRPPCAPSLLSCSSDNSDGGSPPTRPAVPIANGNLAYTGVPAVAAAAPAPFPTKPPDVPRPFLFSPGLPEDLLTAPQLSSILKELRYVAQRFRSQDASRATCSQWKFAAAVIDRLCLVLFALFHIVCSFAILMAAPNFAEAITKDFL; encoded by the exons ATGGAAGACTACATCCCCTTGGAGAGACCGGTGGGGGACGACGCTCAAGCCATCACCGTCCACTTCACTCTGAGTCTTCTGCAGATCATGGACCTG GATGAGAAAAATCAAGTCCTCACCACCAACGTCTGGCTGCAGAtg TACTGGTACGATCATTATTTGCAGTGGAATGAATCAGACCACCCCGGTGTGAAGACCCTGCGTTTCTCGGCTGGCCAGGTGTGGAAACCCGACATCCTTTTGTACAACAG TGCCAATGAGGATTTCGACTCTACCCTCCATACCCACATCTTGGTTAATTCCAGCGGTTACTGCCAGTGGCTGCCCCCAG GTATTTTGAAAAGCACGTGCCGAATCGACGTCCGTTGGTTCCCCTTTGACACCCAGAAATGCGACCTCAAGTTCGGCTCCTGGACTCACGACGGGTGGTTGCTCGACCTGCGCATGCTGGAGATGGACACGTCGGGCTACGTGTCCAATGGCGAATGGGACCTTGTGG GTGTCCCTGGCAGCGAGAACAAAGTTTTCTACGAATGTTGCCGGGAGCCGTACCTGGATGTCACCTTCGCCGTCATCATGCGCCGCCGGACGCTTTACTATGCGTTGAACATGCTGGTGCCCTGCTTGCTACTTTCGGCTGTGACGTTCTTGGTGTTCCTGTTGCCTGCTGATTCGGGGGAGAAAATTTCTCTGG GCATCACCGTCCTTCTCTCGCTCACCGTCTTCATGCTGCTGGTGGCTGAAGTCATGCCGGCCACCTCGGACTCCGTGCCGCTGATAG GGCAGTATTTTGCCAGCACCATGGGCATGGTGGGCCTCTCCGTGATGACCACCGTCTTCGTTCTCCAGTACCATCACCATGACCCCGAGGGCGGATCCATGCCCAGATGG GTCCAGGTGCTGGTGTTGAACTGGGGCGCTTGGCTCCTGCGGATGCGCCAACCGGGAGAAGAGCCCGTGGGGCGCCCCCCCTGCGCCCCCAGTTTGCTGAGCTGCAGTTCGGACAACAGTGATGGGGGCAGCCCACCGACCCGCCCGGCTGTGCCCATCGCCAATGGCAACCTGGCTTACACGGGGGTGCCCGCTGTTGCCGCCGCCGCCCCTGCCCCCTTCCCCACCAAGCCGCCTGATGTGCCACGGCCGTTCCTTTTCTCGCCGGGGCTCCCGGAGGACCTTCTCACGGCCCCCCAGTTGAGCTCTATCCTGAAGGAGTTGCGCTACGTGGCTCAGCGTTTCCGCAGCCAAGATGCCTCTCGGGCCACCTGCAGCCAGTGGAAATTTGCCGCGGCGGTCATTGACCGCCTCTGCTTGGTCCTCTTTGCCCTCTTTCACATCGTCTGCTCCTTCGCCATCCTCATGGCAGCGCCCAACTTCGCCGAGGCCATCACCAAGGACTTCCTGTGA